In one Natronosalvus amylolyticus genomic region, the following are encoded:
- the lysX gene encoding lysine biosynthesis protein LysX, with protein sequence MTLKVGILYSRIRRDEKLLLNELRERGHEVEKIDVRKQAFDIQEAGEAFDDLDLVIDRCLATSRSLYATRFCEAYDIPVVNSNETAEVCADKVKNSLALEAAGVPTPATKVAFTKESALEAIESFGYPCVLKPVVGSWGRLMAKIDSKSAAEAILEHKATLGHYEHKVFYVQEFVDKPGRDMRVLAVDGEPIAAMARSSEHWLTNAAKGAETEPFELDDEALDLVEKASDAVGGGLLGVDLMETGDSYTVHEVNHTVEFKALNDAVDIDVPGAVVDWLEEKAAAEADTPSMEVRA encoded by the coding sequence GTGACCTTGAAAGTAGGAATCCTCTACTCGCGAATCCGCCGGGACGAGAAGCTCCTGTTGAACGAACTTCGCGAGCGCGGCCACGAGGTCGAAAAGATCGACGTCCGCAAGCAGGCGTTCGATATCCAGGAAGCTGGCGAGGCGTTCGACGACCTCGATCTGGTCATCGACCGCTGTCTCGCCACGAGTCGTAGCCTGTACGCGACGCGCTTCTGTGAAGCCTACGACATCCCCGTCGTCAACAGCAACGAAACGGCGGAGGTGTGTGCGGACAAAGTCAAAAACAGCCTCGCACTCGAGGCTGCTGGCGTTCCCACACCTGCGACGAAGGTTGCGTTTACCAAAGAGAGCGCCCTCGAGGCTATCGAATCGTTCGGCTACCCCTGCGTGTTGAAACCCGTCGTGGGTTCGTGGGGGCGACTGATGGCCAAAATCGACTCGAAAAGCGCTGCCGAGGCTATTCTCGAACACAAGGCCACGCTCGGTCACTACGAGCACAAGGTGTTCTACGTCCAGGAGTTCGTCGACAAACCTGGCCGCGACATGCGCGTGCTGGCTGTCGACGGCGAGCCCATCGCGGCGATGGCGCGCTCTTCGGAGCACTGGCTGACCAACGCGGCGAAAGGTGCGGAGACCGAACCGTTCGAACTGGACGACGAGGCGCTCGACCTTGTCGAGAAAGCGAGCGACGCCGTCGGCGGCGGCCTGCTCGGCGTCGACCTCATGGAGACCGGTGATTCCTATACGGTCCACGAGGTCAACCACACCGTCGAGTTCAAGGCGCTCAACGACGCGGTCGACATCGACGTTCCCGGTGCCGTCGTCGACTGGCTCGAGGAGAAAGCGGCCGCGGAAGCCGACACCCCGTCGATGGAGGTGCGTGCCTGA
- the argC gene encoding N-acetyl-gamma-glutamyl-phosphate reductase, with protein sequence MATEAAGSSVDATGNETVTASVVGGTGFTGGELLRLLDGHPNFAIQQATSRSAAGKSVGSKHPPLRGSDLRFSEPGDLESVDVLFTATPHGVSMDQIDHFFEVADTVVDLSADFRLETETQYDEWYDGHSAPEYLERAEYALPEINRENLPGADLIAGGGCNATATILGLYPLFEHGILDGGEQIVVDVKVGSSEGGAGGGEASSHPERSGIVRPYAPTGHRHEAEIEQFLGTSVAFTCHAVDMIRGASATAHVFPSGPVSKGDLWQAYRGCYEDEPFVRMAAGGSGVYRYPEPKAVAGTNYGDVGFELDPSNKRIVVFSAIDNMMKGSAGQAVHAANIALGLEETAGLEFTGLHPVGAP encoded by the coding sequence ATGGCAACGGAAGCGGCCGGTTCGTCTGTTGATGCCACCGGGAACGAGACGGTCACGGCATCCGTCGTCGGCGGCACCGGCTTCACCGGTGGTGAACTCCTGCGATTGCTCGACGGACACCCCAATTTTGCGATTCAACAGGCGACCAGCCGTTCGGCTGCGGGCAAGAGCGTCGGCTCGAAACATCCACCGCTTCGGGGCAGCGACCTGCGATTTAGCGAACCCGGCGACCTCGAGAGCGTCGACGTCCTCTTTACGGCGACGCCACACGGCGTCTCGATGGACCAGATCGACCACTTCTTCGAGGTCGCAGACACCGTCGTCGACCTCTCGGCTGACTTTCGTCTCGAGACCGAAACACAGTACGACGAGTGGTACGACGGCCACAGCGCGCCCGAGTACCTCGAGCGTGCGGAGTACGCACTTCCCGAAATTAACCGTGAGAACCTGCCGGGCGCGGACCTGATCGCCGGCGGGGGCTGTAACGCTACGGCGACCATCCTCGGCCTTTACCCGCTGTTCGAACACGGGATCCTCGATGGGGGAGAGCAAATCGTCGTCGACGTGAAAGTCGGCTCCTCCGAAGGCGGGGCCGGCGGCGGCGAAGCCTCGAGCCACCCTGAACGCTCTGGCATCGTACGCCCGTACGCGCCGACGGGGCACCGCCACGAGGCCGAAATCGAGCAGTTTCTGGGCACTTCGGTCGCGTTCACCTGCCACGCCGTGGATATGATTCGTGGGGCCAGCGCGACGGCCCACGTGTTCCCTTCGGGCCCGGTTTCGAAGGGCGACCTCTGGCAGGCCTACCGGGGGTGTTACGAGGACGAACCGTTCGTCCGCATGGCCGCCGGCGGGTCGGGCGTCTACCGCTACCCCGAACCGAAAGCGGTTGCCGGGACGAACTACGGCGACGTCGGGTTCGAACTCGACCCCTCGAACAAGCGGATCGTCGTCTTCTCGGCCATCGACAACATGATGAAAGGCTCGGCTGGACAGGCCGTCCACGCCGCGAACATCGCACTCGGCCTCGAGGAAACGGCCGGCCTCGAGTTTACGG